The Candidatus Acidiferrales bacterium genome window below encodes:
- a CDS encoding phosphopentomutase, which translates to MDTPFLRVIWIVLDSVGIGALPDAADYGDVGRDTLGHIARSRPLRLPNLIRLGLANVKPLAHLTPPARPAGAFGKGITVSPGKDTTTGHWEMAGIWLDQAFPVYKNGFPRDLMEKFERAIGRKTIGNKPASGTEIIKELGEEHQRTGFPIVYTSGDSVFQIAAHEDTIPIAELYKMCEIARKLLDGPHRVGRVIARPFTGAPGNYRRTERRHDYAVEPPRSMLLDVLADAKIPVFGVGKIHDIYNGRGVADYVTTRNNADGMAKLTAALAQQPRGLIFANLVDFDMLYGHRKDVEGFARSLEEFDALLGPFLAALSDSDLLMITADHGCDPDPVNPTTDHSREYVPILCYSPRMDSANAGNSSVNWTVEKVGSSLACPERSRRATRHSLALSLPAAAGDVEGSLPLNLGVRSTLADMGQTVAENFSAAPLLHGSSFLSLLS; encoded by the coding sequence GTGGATACTCCTTTCCTACGCGTCATCTGGATCGTCCTCGATAGCGTCGGCATCGGCGCACTGCCTGATGCCGCCGACTACGGCGACGTGGGCCGCGACACGCTCGGCCACATCGCGCGCTCCCGTCCGCTGCGCCTGCCAAATCTCATCCGCCTCGGCCTTGCCAATGTCAAACCTCTCGCGCATCTCACTCCGCCCGCGCGTCCCGCCGGCGCCTTCGGGAAGGGAATCACGGTTTCGCCCGGCAAGGACACAACCACCGGCCACTGGGAAATGGCCGGCATCTGGCTCGATCAGGCGTTTCCCGTGTACAAAAACGGCTTCCCGCGCGACTTGATGGAAAAATTCGAACGCGCCATTGGCCGCAAAACCATCGGCAACAAGCCCGCTTCCGGCACGGAAATCATCAAGGAACTCGGCGAAGAGCATCAGCGCACGGGCTTTCCCATTGTTTACACTTCCGGCGACAGCGTTTTTCAAATCGCCGCACACGAAGACACCATTCCCATCGCCGAGCTTTACAAAATGTGCGAAATCGCGCGCAAACTTCTCGATGGCCCGCATCGCGTCGGCCGCGTCATCGCGCGTCCATTCACTGGCGCGCCGGGAAATTATCGCCGCACCGAGCGCCGCCACGATTACGCCGTCGAGCCGCCGCGCTCCATGCTTCTCGACGTTCTCGCCGACGCGAAAATCCCCGTCTTCGGCGTCGGCAAGATTCACGACATCTACAACGGCCGCGGCGTCGCCGATTACGTCACCACAAGAAACAACGCCGACGGCATGGCCAAACTAACCGCCGCGCTCGCCCAGCAGCCGCGCGGCCTCATCTTTGCCAATCTCGTTGATTTCGACATGCTCTATGGCCATCGCAAGGACGTCGAAGGCTTCGCGCGTTCCCTCGAGGAATTCGACGCGCTCCTCGGCCCATTTCTCGCCGCGCTGAGCGATTCCGATTTACTTATGATCACCGCCGATCACGGTTGCGATCCTGATCCCGTGAATCCCACGACGGATCATTCCCGCGAATACGTCCCTATCCTCTGCTATTCGCCGCGAATGGATTCCGCAAACGCCGGGAATTCCTCCGTCAACTGGACGGTCGAGAAAGTTGGCTCGTCACTCGCTTGCCCTGAGCGGAGCCGAAGGGCCACTCGTCACTCGCTTGCCCTGAGCTTGCCCGCCGCGGCGGGCGACGTCGAAGGGTCACTGCCTTTGAATCTCGGCGTTCGCTCGACGCTCGCCGACATGGGCCAAACCGTCGCCGAAAACTTCTCCGCCGCACCCCTCCTCCACGGCTCCAGCTTCCTTTCGTTGTTGTCCTAG
- a CDS encoding tetratricopeptide repeat protein, which produces MKRTRRTAAIYLAATFAAATASGQSSTGTRTKVHYVSPEDVALHQLLVDAKAAADKNDYATATEDYEKYLEQKPNDAEAHFDLGYVYTAQHQNEMADTEYRKAIELDPKMTQAYLNLGISLIESDPKAAIDPLQKVTEQDYGFERGHFLLGMAEENAKEFPEAVKELGIAVKLDPNDEAAYTALGRAELASGNAPMGETNFREALKLKASDPDAQLGLANCLIQEKKPADAAAALADYLKAQPNDERARMVRASILADMGENDEAVAELDTAAKARPETPESLKLRALIYYREKKFAQTVAVLQKAEAMDPQNVDIHAEMGHALLEMHDYGAATKELETAFQLDTNANDVLHDLMTAEYLNKNYTATLTALDILARRETPNAGAWFVRATCYDHLGQLELALDAYKKFLALNKEQGSDEYFEAAARVRFLEDALKNKRK; this is translated from the coding sequence ATGAAGCGCACTAGAAGGACTGCGGCGATTTATCTGGCGGCGACGTTTGCCGCGGCCACGGCAAGCGGGCAATCCTCCACAGGAACGCGGACGAAAGTACATTATGTGTCTCCGGAGGATGTTGCGCTGCATCAGTTGCTGGTGGATGCGAAAGCGGCCGCCGACAAGAACGACTACGCTACAGCGACTGAGGATTACGAAAAGTATCTCGAGCAAAAACCTAACGATGCGGAGGCGCATTTCGATCTTGGGTACGTTTATACCGCGCAGCATCAGAATGAAATGGCGGACACGGAATATCGCAAGGCCATCGAGCTCGATCCAAAGATGACACAGGCGTATTTGAATCTGGGAATCAGTCTGATCGAAAGCGACCCGAAAGCAGCCATCGACCCCCTGCAGAAAGTGACGGAACAAGATTACGGATTCGAACGCGGGCACTTTTTGCTCGGCATGGCAGAGGAGAATGCGAAGGAATTTCCTGAGGCGGTGAAGGAACTCGGGATTGCCGTGAAACTCGACCCGAATGACGAGGCCGCATACACAGCGCTGGGAAGAGCTGAACTTGCATCCGGAAATGCGCCGATGGGAGAAACGAACTTCCGCGAGGCATTAAAATTGAAAGCGTCCGATCCGGACGCGCAACTGGGGCTGGCGAACTGCCTGATTCAAGAGAAAAAACCGGCTGACGCGGCGGCGGCGCTGGCGGACTATCTGAAAGCGCAGCCGAATGACGAACGAGCGCGAATGGTGCGCGCTTCCATACTCGCCGACATGGGCGAGAATGATGAGGCGGTCGCGGAGCTTGACACGGCGGCAAAAGCCAGGCCAGAAACGCCAGAGTCGCTCAAACTGCGCGCATTGATTTATTATCGGGAAAAGAAATTCGCGCAAACGGTCGCTGTGCTTCAGAAAGCCGAAGCCATGGATCCTCAGAATGTAGATATCCATGCCGAGATGGGCCATGCGCTGCTGGAAATGCATGATTATGGCGCTGCGACAAAAGAGCTGGAGACGGCGTTCCAACTGGATACGAACGCGAACGATGTGCTGCATGATTTGATGACCGCGGAATACCTGAACAAGAACTACACCGCCACTTTGACAGCTCTCGACATCCTGGCGCGACGAGAAACGCCGAACGCAGGCGCATGGTTTGTGCGGGCGACATGCTACGACCATCTGGGGCAACTCGAATTGGCGCTCGACGCGTACAAGAAATTTCTCGCTCTGAATAAAGAACAAGGCAGCGACGAATATTTCGAAGCAGCAGCGCGCGTTCGATTTCTGGAAGACGCGCTGAAAAACAAGAGGAAATGA
- the uvrA gene encoding excinuclease ABC subunit UvrA, protein MATKTTEQAGPGSRPAKNAKEGRLPRRAQTKASATTENTVATMELAAGAQDAIRVRGARVHNLKNIDFEIPHNAITVVSGVSGSGKSSLAFDTIYAEGQRRYIESLSAYARQFLERIEKPDVDEVTGIAPAIAIRQKNSTRNPRSTVATSTEIYDYLRLLYARVGHTFCVRCGEEVKKDSIDEIAERVLALPTGRRFYVLYTLVLQTEATETAKTAGAGKAARTGFSAKVAKKALPVAEAVKRTLGDLQKRGFSRLYQEGRVYEFSSPETLLDVDFAKPVHVLADRLALGPEIRSRLKDSIEICYREGRGEAILEFAPEQPGAAPERMVFSERFECKKCGIAYQEPEPRLFSFNNPYGACPRCQGFGNTIDFDIDRVIPDKGKSLAEGAVEPWTRPRFRQIVQNLKAYATKKGISLTTPFRQLTEQQKKWIIEGDRKEDWSGVTGFFAWLERKKYKLHVRVFLSRYRGYATCPDCQGTRLRPEARAVRVAGKSITEACEMTVAEARKFFSSLKLSTGEAVIAGKVLEEVQQRLRFLDEVGLDYLTLDRLTSTLSGGESQRIQLATSLGSHLVGALYVLDEPSIGLHPRDTHRLISILKSLRELGNTLLVVEHDADTIRAADYVMDLGPGAGEHGGKILFAGTQKQLETDTHSLTGRYLSGELHIPVPATRRKTQGRFLKILKARSHNLKEVDLMVPLNMIVTITGVSGSGKSTLVHDVIYKTLQAKRNGGNWRDACDDIQGDGALTAVEMVDQSPIGRTPRSNPATYLKAFDAIRELFASTPDAKKRGYAAGHFSFNIPGGRCEACQGDGTVTVEMRFLADVELICEECRGTRYKSGVLEVHYHGKNVHDVLQMTVHEAMAFFAGAPKVTSKLKVLEEVGLGYLRLGQSASTLSGGEAQRLKLAAHLTRQENTGVLYIFDEPTTGLHFDDISKLLAAFRKLLEGGASVLIIEHNLDVIKSADWVIDLGPEGGERGGRLVACGTPEQVARNAQSYTGKFLAKALEEGMRNGRNGHNGRQTPVSQNHVP, encoded by the coding sequence ATGGCGACGAAAACGACAGAGCAAGCTGGTCCTGGTTCGCGCCCCGCGAAAAACGCAAAAGAGGGGCGTTTGCCGAGGCGCGCGCAGACGAAGGCTTCGGCGACGACGGAGAATACCGTAGCAACGATGGAGTTGGCTGCGGGCGCGCAGGATGCGATTCGCGTGCGCGGAGCGCGCGTACACAACCTGAAGAACATTGATTTCGAGATACCACACAACGCCATCACGGTAGTGAGCGGCGTCTCCGGCTCGGGAAAGTCCAGCCTAGCGTTCGATACGATTTATGCGGAGGGTCAGCGGCGCTATATCGAGTCGCTTTCGGCATACGCGCGGCAGTTTCTGGAGCGCATCGAGAAGCCCGATGTGGACGAAGTGACGGGCATTGCGCCGGCGATCGCGATTCGACAGAAAAACTCCACAAGAAATCCGCGTTCGACCGTGGCGACTTCGACTGAAATTTACGATTACCTGCGGCTGCTCTATGCACGCGTGGGCCACACGTTCTGCGTTCGGTGCGGCGAAGAAGTGAAGAAGGATTCGATCGACGAGATCGCGGAGCGCGTGCTGGCATTGCCGACCGGACGAAGATTTTACGTGCTGTACACGCTCGTGCTGCAAACGGAAGCGACGGAAACAGCAAAGACGGCGGGCGCGGGGAAAGCGGCGCGGACTGGCTTTTCAGCGAAAGTGGCCAAGAAAGCGCTGCCCGTAGCCGAAGCCGTAAAACGGACGCTTGGAGATTTGCAGAAGCGCGGGTTCAGCAGGCTCTATCAGGAGGGGCGCGTTTACGAATTCTCTTCCCCGGAAACGCTGCTGGATGTGGATTTCGCGAAACCCGTCCATGTGCTCGCGGACCGACTCGCGCTGGGGCCAGAGATTCGCTCGCGGCTGAAAGATTCCATCGAGATTTGTTATCGCGAAGGGCGAGGCGAAGCGATTTTGGAATTCGCGCCGGAGCAGCCGGGAGCGGCACCGGAACGGATGGTTTTCAGCGAACGTTTTGAGTGCAAGAAATGCGGAATTGCTTATCAGGAGCCGGAGCCGCGACTGTTTTCGTTCAACAATCCCTATGGCGCGTGCCCGCGATGCCAGGGATTCGGCAACACGATTGATTTCGACATCGACCGCGTGATTCCGGACAAAGGAAAATCGCTCGCGGAGGGCGCTGTCGAACCGTGGACGAGGCCGCGCTTCCGGCAAATCGTGCAGAATTTGAAAGCCTATGCAACGAAGAAAGGCATTTCGCTGACGACGCCGTTCCGCCAGCTTACGGAACAACAGAAGAAATGGATCATCGAGGGCGACCGGAAAGAGGACTGGAGCGGCGTCACGGGATTCTTCGCCTGGCTTGAGCGCAAGAAGTACAAGCTGCACGTGCGCGTCTTCCTGAGCCGGTATCGAGGATACGCGACATGCCCGGATTGCCAGGGAACGCGGCTGCGGCCGGAAGCGCGTGCGGTGCGGGTGGCGGGAAAATCCATCACCGAAGCGTGCGAAATGACTGTCGCGGAGGCGCGGAAATTCTTTTCGTCGCTGAAATTGAGCACAGGTGAGGCGGTCATCGCGGGAAAAGTGCTCGAAGAAGTGCAGCAGAGATTGCGATTTCTGGATGAAGTTGGGCTGGATTATTTGACGCTCGACCGGCTGACTTCGACGCTCTCGGGCGGCGAGTCACAGCGGATTCAACTGGCGACGTCGCTGGGATCGCATCTGGTAGGTGCGTTGTACGTGCTGGATGAACCGTCCATCGGTTTGCATCCGCGGGACACGCACCGGCTGATTTCCATTCTGAAAAGTTTGCGAGAGCTTGGGAACACGCTGCTTGTCGTCGAACACGATGCCGATACCATTCGTGCGGCGGATTACGTGATGGATTTGGGACCGGGCGCAGGCGAACACGGCGGGAAAATTCTTTTCGCGGGAACGCAGAAGCAACTGGAAACGGACACCCATTCGCTGACGGGGCGCTACTTGAGCGGTGAGCTGCATATTCCCGTTCCTGCAACGCGGCGGAAGACGCAAGGACGATTCCTGAAAATTCTGAAAGCGCGGAGCCACAATCTGAAGGAAGTCGATTTAATGGTGCCGCTGAACATGATTGTGACGATCACAGGAGTATCCGGATCGGGGAAATCGACGCTTGTCCATGATGTAATCTACAAAACGCTGCAAGCGAAACGCAATGGCGGAAACTGGCGCGATGCCTGCGACGACATTCAGGGAGACGGAGCGCTGACCGCCGTGGAAATGGTGGATCAGTCGCCGATTGGGCGAACGCCACGGTCGAATCCGGCGACGTATCTGAAGGCGTTCGATGCGATTCGCGAGCTTTTTGCCTCGACGCCGGATGCCAAGAAACGCGGCTACGCGGCAGGACATTTCTCATTCAACATTCCGGGCGGGCGATGCGAAGCGTGCCAGGGAGACGGCACGGTGACCGTGGAAATGCGATTTTTGGCCGATGTGGAATTGATCTGCGAGGAATGTAGAGGCACGCGATACAAGAGCGGCGTCCTCGAGGTGCATTATCACGGCAAGAACGTTCACGATGTGCTGCAAATGACTGTGCACGAAGCCATGGCGTTTTTCGCCGGGGCACCGAAAGTCACGTCGAAACTCAAGGTGCTGGAAGAAGTCGGGCTTGGATATCTGCGATTGGGCCAGTCGGCGTCGACGCTTTCCGGCGGCGAGGCACAACGTTTGAAACTGGCGGCGCATCTCACGCGACAAGAGAATACCGGTGTCCTGTACATTTTCGACGAACCGACAACGGGACTGCATTTCGATGATATTTCGAAATTGCTGGCGGCATTCCGAAAGTTGCTCGAAGGTGGAGCTTCGGTGCTGATTATCGAACACAACCTGGATGTTATTAAATCGGCGGATTGGGTCATAGACCTGGGGCCGGAGGGCGGCGAGCGCGGAGGGCGCCTGGTGGCCTGCGGAACTCCGGAGCAGGTGGCGCGCAACGCGCAGTCCTATACGGGGAAATTCCTAGCGAAGGCGCTCGAAGAGGGCATGCGCAATGGTCGCAACGGGCACAATGGACGCCAGACGCCGGTTTCGCAAAATCACGTGCCATGA
- a CDS encoding tetratricopeptide repeat protein: MSARRIFLGLTLAAFGLCGAASAQSQSPVAPSEQPVANYNPALAKHDVEVGRFYLDKGDLDGAIARFKDAMHHKPNFAEPRLLLGQVYEKKNDPASAIDYYQQYLKILPNARDSKKVRARVAKLQDQISKDKAAANRSGKSL; the protein is encoded by the coding sequence ATGTCGGCCCGCCGAATCTTCCTGGGTTTGACGCTCGCTGCATTTGGTCTTTGCGGCGCCGCGTCCGCGCAATCGCAGTCTCCTGTTGCGCCGTCCGAGCAGCCGGTCGCCAATTACAACCCAGCGCTCGCGAAACACGATGTCGAGGTCGGGAGGTTCTATTTGGACAAGGGCGACCTTGATGGCGCCATCGCGCGCTTCAAAGATGCCATGCACCATAAGCCCAATTTTGCCGAACCACGTCTGCTCCTTGGCCAGGTCTACGAAAAAAAGAATGATCCTGCCTCGGCCATCGACTACTACCAGCAATATCTGAAAATTCTTCCGAACGCGCGCGATTCCAAGAAAGTCCGTGCACGCGTCGCCAAACTCCAGGATCAAATCTCGAAAGACAAAGCCGCCGCAAACCGTTCAGGCAAATCGCTCTAG
- a CDS encoding PadR family transcriptional regulator → MARTVMEDRSEFLKGTLDMLILKVVALGPIHGYAISQRIQQISRDFFQVQQGSLYPALHRLENRGLLGAEWRATETGREAKFYALTKKGRKQLEAEMASWERISDAVALILRTAE, encoded by the coding sequence ATGGCTCGCACAGTGATGGAAGACCGTTCCGAATTTCTCAAGGGCACGCTCGACATGCTCATTCTGAAAGTCGTCGCCCTCGGCCCCATTCACGGCTACGCCATTTCGCAGCGCATCCAGCAGATCTCCCGCGATTTTTTTCAGGTACAGCAGGGTTCGCTTTATCCCGCACTGCATCGCTTGGAAAATCGCGGCCTGCTCGGCGCCGAATGGCGCGCCACGGAAACGGGCCGCGAAGCAAAATTTTACGCGCTGACGAAGAAGGGTCGCAAACAGCTCGAAGCGGAAATGGCCAGTTGGGAACGCATCTCCGATGCCGTCGCGCTCATTCTGCGCACCGCCGAGTAG